The following coding sequences are from one Venturia canescens isolate UGA chromosome 5, ASM1945775v1, whole genome shotgun sequence window:
- the crb gene encoding protein crumbs isoform X4, producing the protein MRVPDVLAVLATFVIAIHDAVDSASHSSVAEQHREAYFNGSAILKLASTVSVHRHSGLSFRTCDGGRLFTQKFNGDRISLEVNPEGLLFVAHVDNQRYDAKLNAKLLNNAWHTVNLLFRLGNLTLNAAGHTQVVANATYNSAILMLPDRDSNSSLIVGEGFKGCILQGPGILFNDTVNSGAVFGACPLNTRGCDPNSVGGRSGSSDTTTDYCHHEPCMMHGKCVSRQDRYECHCYARYSGNNCQLDNGPPCSSNPCKNSGTCVEDSKGDFTCTCPHGYTGALCESQLGVRLCENNPCKNKGSCVALTDSDYRCHCAPGWSGKQCEININECGSNPCQNGGICSDGINNYTCRCERTGYEGTHCEINIDECVDNPCLNNGTCFDNYGGYVCTCPEGFEGQNCEFNLNECLSAPCLKGGICVDEVGSYHCKCPHGYTGKNCENSIRGQCENAACPSNSICLEVSSGLQCVCKPGFMGNPPNCTINFCAGNPCSNGGTCTSDTNGYNCTCPPGWKGKNCQINVDECLSEPCQNGGTCIDGANGYTCNCTQDFMGNNCELEYDACAKSPCQNNGTCTPLTSRSRREFICQCPPGYEGKTCDIDVDDCKDVICPNDKVCVDGVAGWECKCKDGYKEPNCTAVRSLSHDPCLTNPCVNGTCRSLGDHGFKCNCYEGFEGQLCDTDIDECAVLGNASCNYGICINTVGSYNCFCRPGYSGDHCDIDINECLCGPCENNATCVDKVNAFECICLEGYTNKTCNVDIDECASNPCLNNAACIDQIAAYACVCAEGFTGQNCETNIDDCNPQPCMNHGLCIDGIHNYTCDCTDTGFQGFHCENNIDDCLSNPCVNEAVCIDEVKTYKCQCYPGYTGQNCEIDIDECDSSPCQYNGTCLERSNQELYKSEARTLPAIFTQNFSYANASGYECLCVQGLTGKNCEININECESSPCMAGSCVDRIGGYTCECDEGFEGDHCEHDIDECKRYTPCQHGTCTDGRADYFCSCEPQYGGKNCSVELIGCQSNACQNGGTCWPYLVNETQHMFNCTCPTGFHGETCRNNLTGEEVTTMSLSGSSFVMVNTTRDEGYDIQFRFRTTLPKGLLAMGKGTTFYILELVNGKLNLHSSILNKWEGVFIGSGLNDSTWQRVFVAINATHLVLSANEEQTIYPINLNEGANVTPTSFPTTYVGGTISYLSKLTHGPPFFVGCVEDVVINGEWIYSGMDSKNVLMEHVEPGCPRDAQCSPNPCRNGGHCTDRWRDFSCKCERPYLGRTCQFNMTAATFGYENITNGYVTVKVSDMARKAVRSIVDISMFIRTREPRGDIFYLGSEPNPQLESKSQEKTYIAAQLEGGDLRLRIQFNGTEAYTVGAVKLNDGNYHLIQVIRNTTLVQVKINGTEYFRKTISASGPLNVTVLYLGGLPQASRYIRQVENRQMEHQLPQINFKGIIQDVQISNGVETMVVEFYPLNAKEIPEFTKFGTVTLNPSTVKEGVHSDNVCGSNPCFHNGTCHNTWNDFRCQCPRGYTGKTCQEMEFCQLQDCPSGSTCQNLDDGYECMANATFDGLNNYFTYVYDQLEAKNFTDSTIDTISITYRSNTGGTLMHMSKFEGDQHFTISVYKDVVTVAWKLDAHNRDTINFGKDIPDGNWTTIVLKLTESSLSCGYKNPSEEAIPDMSNKFNFSMWYELLENGTVTLGGLADDAWEKNSYVTVETERQRIDNREGIDENSVNLEDHKLTTAMPYHEMMSGEPFKGCLGEVRIGTMLLHYFTYDEVYRNANFTPVEYLSLQRNNETDSESIGCRLCFEDDCKNSGHCHDALTSYVCDCPAGYDKDDCSVDIDECAFNKCKNGATCIDGIANYTCVCNKGWTGLLCDKDINECVGATPCQHDGVCVNLPGSFRCQCPDQFTGDLCENFRLIRCENNPCRNGSTCTDVVNERTGNNFTCTCMPGYEGALCDTPFCIAKRCENGGRCDFLYEAPRCTCPPGFTDDYCETNIDDCAPNADGDVPCKNDGKCIDGINSFTCNCSGTGHTGLDCSIDVDECLLETTNCGRGVCHNVPGTYSCVCDHGYCGHSCERANPCHQEDFCQNGGSCECVESGYVCHCTPEYRGTNCTETEHFLGSQARDIAVIVGPILAILSLIVAGSLTALFMMARKKRATRGTYSPSAQEFSNPRVEMDNVMKPPPEERLI; encoded by the exons TTCTGGCCACTTTCGTGATTGCCATTCACGATGCCGTCGACAGTGCCAGTCACTCGAGCGTCGCGGAGCAACATCGAGAGGCTTATTTCAACGGTTCGGCGATCCTCAAGCTTGCCTCGACAGTCTCGGTCCACAGACACAGTGGCTTGAGCTTTCGCACGTGCGACGGAGGTAGATTATTCACGCAAAAGTTCAACGGCGACCGAATAAGCCTCGAGGTAAACCCCGAGGGTTTGTTGTTCGTCGCACATGTCGACAACCAGCGATACGACGCCAAGTTGAACGCTAAATTGTTGAACAACGCTTGGCACACTGTAAATTTACTGTTCAGGCTTGGAAACCTCACTTTGAACGCGGCTGGACACACGCAG GTGGTCGCCAATGCAACCTACAACTCAGCGATTCTGATGCTTCCCGATCGAGACAGCAACAGTTCGTTGATCGTCGGCGAGGGTTTCAAGGGTTGTATACTTCAAGGTCCAGGAATATTGTTCAACGACACAGTGAACTCGGGTGCTGTGTTCGGAGCTTGTCCATTGAACACCAGAGGAT GTGATCCGAACAGCGTCGGCGGACGTAGCGGGTCATCCGACACGACAACGGATTACTGTCATCACGAGCCATGCATGATGCACGGTAAATGCGTTTCCCGACAGGATCGTTACGAGTGCCACTGTTACGCTCGATATTCCGGGAACAACTGCCAGCTCGACaatg GTCCACCGTGCTCGAGCAACCCTTGCAAAAATAGCGGGACTTGCGTGGAAGATTCAAAAGGAGATTTCACTTGTACGTGCCCGCACGGTTATACAGGCGCCCTTTGCGAATCTCAACTCGGTGTTCGCCTTTGCGAGAATAATCCCTGCAAAAACAAGGGTTCGTGCGTCGCCCTAACCGACAGTGATTATCGCTGTCATTGTGCGCCAGGATGGAGTGGAAAACAATGTGAAATTAATATCAACGAGTGCGGATCGAATCCTTGTCAAAATGGAGGAATTTGCTCCGATGGAATAAACAATTACACTTGTAGATGCGAGAGAACAGG ATACGAGGGGACGCATTGCGAAATAAATATCGACGAGTGCGTGGACAATCCTTGCTTGAACAATGGAACTTGCTTCGATAATTATGGAGGCTACGTTTGCACCTGTCCAGAAGGATTCGAGGGTCAAAATTGTGAGTTCAACCTGAACGAGTGTCTCTCAGCACCGTGTTTAAAGGGTGGAATTTGCGTGGATGAGGTTGGCTCCTACCATTGCAAATGTCCACACGGATACacgggaaaaaattgtgaaaacagtattCGAGGCCAGTGCGAAAATGCTGCTTGTCCATCGAACAGTATTTGTCTCGAAGTTTCTTCGGGCTTGCAATGCGTCTGTAAACCTGGATTTATGGGAAACCCACCGAATTGCACCATCAATTTCTGCGCCGGGAATCCTTGCTCGAACGGTGGCACGTGCACCAGCGACACCAACGGATACAATTGCACGTGCCCGCCTGGCTGGAAAG gaaaaaattgtcaaattaaCGTCGACGAGTGTCTTTCGGAGCCCTGTCAAAACGGTGGAACCTGCATCGACGGTGCGAATGGCTACACGTGCAACTGCACTCAGGATTTCATGGGCAACAATTGCGAGCTCGAGTACGACGCTTGCGCCAAAAGTCCTTGTCAAAACAATGGCACTTGTACGCCACTTACATCCCGCTCTAGACGCGAATTCATCTGTCAATGTCCACCGGGCTACGAAGGAAAAACCTGCGACATCGATGTCGACGATTGCAAAGACGTCATTTGTCCCAACGACAAAGTTTGCGTCGATGGCGTCGCCGGTTGGGAATGCAAATGCAAAGACGGCTACAAGGAACCCAACTGCACTGCCGTTCGATCGCTCTCTCATGATCCTTGTCTCACGAATCCTTGCGTCAATGGAACTTGCCGTAGTCTTGGTGATCACGGTTTCAAGTGCAACTGCTACGAAGGGTTCGAAG GTCAACTTTGCGACACTGACATTGACGAGTGCGCGGTTCTGGGTAACGCATCGTGCAACTATGGAATTTGCATAAACACCGTGGGAAGTTACAACTGTTTTTGTCGTCCTGGTTACTCCGGAGATCACTGTGACATCGACATAAACGAGTGTCTTTGTGGGCCTTGTGAGAATAACGCAACCTGCGTCGATAAAGTTAACGCGTTCGAGTGTATTTGTCTCGAGGGTTACACTAACAAAACCTGTAACGTCGATATCGACGAGTGCGCTAGTAATCCGTGCCTAAATAACGCGGCCTGCATCGACCAAATAGCGGCTTACGCTTGCGTGTGTGCTGAAGGTTTTACCGGACAGAACTGTGAAACAAACATCGACGACTGCAACCCCCAACCTTGTATGAACCACGGTCTGTGCATCGACGGGATACACAATTACACTTGCGACTGCACCGACACCGGATTTCAAGGCTTTCACTGTGAGAACAATATCGACGATTGTCTGTCGAATCCTTGCGTCAACGAAGCTGTCTGTATCGACGAAGTCAAAACTTACAAGTGCCAATGTTATCCCGGTTACACAGGACAAAATTGTGAGATCGATATCGACGAATGCGACAGTTCACCCTGTCAATACAATGGCACGTGCCTCGAAAGATCCAATCAGGAATTGTACAAGAGCGAAGCTCGCACGCTGCCAGCCATCTTCACGCAGAATTTCAGTTACGCTAATGCAAGCGG ATACGAATGCCTGTGTGTACAAGGCCTGacaggaaaaaattgtgaaataaaCATAAACGAGTGCGAGAGCAGTCCTTGCATGGCGGGTTCCTGCGTCGACAGAATAGGCGGTTACACGTGTGAATGCGACGAGGGTTTCGAGGGCGATCATTGCGAGCACGATATCGACGAATGCAAGCGATACACGCCCTGCCAACATGGTACATGCACAGACGGTAGAGCTGATTACTTTTGTTCCTGCGAGCCTCAAtacggtggaaaaaattgttcggtCGAACTAATCGGCTGCCAAAGCAATGCCTGCCAAAACGGTGGCACTTGTTGGCCGTATCTTGTCAACGAAACCCAACACATGTTTAACTGCACGTGTCCTACTGGCTTCCACGGAGAAACTTGTCGCAAC AATCTGACAGGAGAAGAG GTAACCACGATGTCTCTGAGTGGCAGCTCTTTCGTAATGGTCAACACAACGAGAGACGAAGGTTACGATATTCAATTCCGCTTTAGAACGACCCTTCCAAAAGGTCTTCTCGCAATGGGCAAGGGTACCACGTTTTACATCCTCGAACTCGTCAACGGCAAGCTCAATCTCCATTCGAGTATTCTCAACAAATGGGAGGGCGTGTTCATCGGCAGCGGCTTGAACGATTCTACCTGGCAGAGGGTATTCGTCGCCATAAACGCGACGCATCTCGTTTTATCGGCAAACGAGGAACAAACCATTTATCCGATCAATCTCAACGAGGGCGCCAACGTAACTCCCACTTCTTTCCCAACTACTTACGTCGGTGGGACCATCAGTTATCTCAGCAAATTGACTCATGGTCCACCATTTTTTGTTGGATGTGTCGAGGATGTCGTTATCAACGGAGAATGG ATTTATTCGGGAATGGATTCGAAGAATGTGTTAATGGAGCACGTAGAACCAGGTTGTCCGCGCGACGCCCAATGTTCCCCAAATCCTTGTAGAAACGGTGGACACTGTACGGATCGTTGGCGTGATTTTTCATGCAAATGCGAGCGTCCCTATCTTGGTCGAACGTGCCAATTCAACATGACGGCGGCGACATTCGGCTACGAGAATATAACAAACGGTTATGTGACTGTAAAAGTGTCGGACATGGCGAGAAAAGCAGTGCGTTCAATCGTCGACATATCGATGTTTATACGTACGAGAGAACCGCGCGGTGACATATTTTATCTCGGCTCCGAGCCAAATCCTCAGCTGGAATCAAAATCTCAGGAAAAAACGTACATTGCGGCACAACTCGAAGGTGGTGATTTACGTTTGAGAATACAATTCAATGGAACCGAGGCTTATACCGTAGGCGCTGTGAAATTGAACGACGGCAATTATCATTTAATTCAAGTAATACGAAACACGACACTGGTACAAGTAAAAATAAACGGCACGGAATACTTCAGGAAAACGATAAGCGCTTCAGGCCCGTTGAATGTGACGGTTTTGTATCTGGGTGGTTTACCACAGGCATCGAGATACATCCGTCAAGTTGAAAATCGTCAAATGGAACATCAATTGCCACAGATTAATTTCAAAGGTATTATTCAAGACGTGCAGATATCCAATGGAGTTGAAACAATGGTCGTTGAGTTCTATCCCCTCAATGCGAAAGAAATTCCGGAATTCACTAAATTCGGCACTGTTACATTGAATCCTAGTACCGTTAAGGAAGGTGTTCATTCGGATAATGTTTGCGGGAGCAATCCTTGTTTTCACAATGGTACCTGTCACAACACTTGGAACGATTTTCGGTGCCAGTGCCCGCGGGGATACACAGGAAAAACTTGTCAAGAGATGGAGTTCTGCCAGTTGCAAGATTGTCCGAGTGGCTCCACGTGTCAGAATCTCGACGACGGCTACGAATGCATGGCAAACGCGACTTTCGACGGTCTCAATAATTATTTCACCTACGTTTATGATCAATTGGAAGCTAAAAATTTCACCGATTCTACCATAGACACGATCAGCATAACCTATCGTTCGAACACCGGTGGAACTCTGATGCACATGTCAAAATTCGAGGGTGACCAGCATTTCACCATCTCTGTTTACAAAGACGTAGTGACCGTCGCTTGGAAACTGGACGCTCATAATCGCGATACAATAAACTTCGGCAAAGACATACCCGATGGCAATTGGACAACTATCGTTTTGAAACTGACCGAGAGCTCGTTGAGCTGCGGATACAAAAATCCTAGCGAGGAAGCTATTCCTGATATGAgcaataaatttaatttctcCATGTGGTACGAACTTCTCGAAAATGGGACTGTTACTTTGGGAGGACTGGCAGATGACGCGTGGGAAAAAAATAGCTACGTTACCGTCGAAACTGAACGACAGAGAATCGATAATCGTGAAGGCATCGATGAAAATTCGGTTAATCTCGAAGATCATAAATTGACCACTGCCATGCCTTATCATGAAATGATGTCCG GTGAACCGTTCAAAGGTTGTCTCGGCGAGGTTCGCATTGGCACAATGCTTCTCCATTACTTCACTTACGACGAAGTTTATAGGAACGCAAATTTCACACCGGTGGAATATCTTTCATTGCAACGAAACAACGAAACGGATTCTGAAAGCATAGGCTGCCGTTTGTGCTTCGAAGATGATTGCAAAAATTCAGGTCATTGTCACGACGCACTCACCAGTTACGTCTGCGATTGTCCAGCTGGTTATGACAAAGACGATTGTTCGGTCGACATCGACGAATGTGCTTTCAATAAATGCAAAAATGGTGCTACCTGCATCGATGGTATTGCTAACTATACGTGCGTCTGTAACAAAGGCTGGACCGGCTTGTT ATGCGATAAAGACATAAACGAGTGCGTGGGTGCGACTCCCTGCCAACATGACGGAGTTTGCGTTAATTTGCCAGGCTCTTTCCGATGTCAATGTCCTGACCAATTCACCGGAGATCTGTGTGAAAACTTTAGACTGATCAGGTGCGAAAATAATCCGTGCAGAAACGGCTCAACCTGTACTGACGTCGTTAACGAAAGGACTGGAAATAATTTTACGTGTACGTGTATGCCCGGATACGAGGGAGCACTGTGCGATACTCCTTTCTGCATAGCTAAAAGATGCGAAAACGGTGGAAGATGCGACTTCTTATACGAG GCACCTCGATGCACTTGTCCTCCTGGTTTCACCGATGATTATTGTGAGACGAACATAGACGATTGTGCTCCGAATGCTGACGGTGATGTTCCGTGTAAGAACGATGGAAAATGTATTGATGGCATCAACAGTTTTACGTGCAATTGTTCCGGTACCGGTCACACAGGGCTCGATTGTTCGATCGATGTGGACGAGTGTTTGCTGGAAACTACAAACTGTGGACGAGGCGTTTGCCACAATGTGCCTGGTACATACAGCTGTGTTTGCGATCATGGCTACTGCGGTCACAGCTGCGAAAGGGCAAATCCTTGCCATCAAGAG GACTTTTGTCAAAATGGTGGCAGCTGCGAATGCGTTGAATCCGGTTACGTTTGTCACTGTACTCCGGAATATAGAGGCACGAATTGTACAGAA ACCGAACACTTTTTGGGAAGTCAAGCACGCGACATCGCGGTAATAGTGGGACCAATTCTTGCAATATTATCATTAATCGTGGCTGGTTCGTTGACGGCTCTGTTCATGATGGCAAGAAAGAAGAGAGCGACGCGCGGTACGTACAGCCCGAGCGCTCAGGAATTCAGCAATCCGAGAGTCGAAATGGACAACGTTATGAAGCCGCCGCCAGAGGAAAGATTAATATGA